Proteins encoded by one window of Centroberyx gerrardi isolate f3 chromosome 21, fCenGer3.hap1.cur.20231027, whole genome shotgun sequence:
- the LOC139914674 gene encoding calsequestrin-2-like, whose product MQQIWLSLLSGLCLRLASFSRAEEGLEFPNFDGKDRVLDINERNYKKALKRYDMLCLFYHEPLPANKGLQKQLQMTELVLELTAQVLEDKDIGFGMVDSQKDAKVAKKLGLEELGSLYVFKDDRVIEFDGELSADTLVEFLLDVLEDPVELISNAMELRAFERMEEDIRLIGYFKGEDSYYKAFQEASERFQPYIKFFATFDKAVAKHLSLKMNEVNFYEPFMEEPAILPGRPLSEMDIVDFVNQHRRATLRKLRAENMFETWEDDMDGIHIVAFAEEEDPDGYEFLEILKDVARDNTNNPELSIVWIDPDDFPLLTTYWEKTFKLDLFRPQIGVVNVTDADSVWLDMSNDEDLPTAEELEDWIEDVLSGKVNTEDDDESADDRENPDSRVADDGYDRHDRDEDDEDDSDD is encoded by the exons ATGCAGCAGATCTGGCTGTCTCTGTTATCCGGCCTCTGCCTTCGCCTGGCTTCCTTCAGCCGAGCCGAGGAAGGTCTGGAGTTCCCCAACTTCGACGGGAAGGACAGGGTGCTGGACATCAACGAGCGCAACTACAAGAAGGCTCTGAAGAGATACGACATGCTGTGCCTGTTCTACCACGAGCCTCTGCCAGCCAACAAGGGCCTGCAGAAGCAGCTCCAGATGACCGAGCTGGTGCTGGAG CTGACAGCTCAGGTCCTGGAGGATAAAGACATCGGCTTCGGGATGGTGGACTCCCAGAAGGACGCCAAAGTAGCCAAAAAACTGG GTCTGGAGGAGCTGGGCAGTTTGTACGTCTTCAAGGATGACCGTGTCATTGAGTTCGATGGGGAGCTGTCTGCAGACACGCTGGTGGAGTTCCTGCTGGAT GTGCTGGAGGACCCAGTGGAGCTCATCAGTAACGCCATGGAGCTGCGGGCCTTcgagaggatggaggaagacaTCCGCCTCATTGGCTACTTCAAGGGAGAGGATTCAT actacAAAGCTTTTCAGGAGGCCTCGGAGCGTTTTCAGCCTTACATCAAGTTCTTTGCTACATTTGATAAAGCT GTAGCCAAGCATCTCTCCCTGAAGATGAATGAGGTGAACTTCTACGAGCCGTTCATGGAGGAGCCAGCCATCCTCCCCGGCAGACCGCTCTCTGAGATGGACATCGTGGACTTCGTCAACCAACACAGAAG GGCTACTTTGAGGAAGCTCCGTGCAGAGAATATGTTTGAGACCTGG GAGGATGACATGGATGGAATACATATTGTTGCGTTTGCCGAGGAGGAAGATCCAG ATGGCTACGAGTTCCTGGAGATCCTGAAGGACGTGGCCAGAGACAACACCAACAACCCAGAGCTCAGCATCGTCTGGATCGACCCCGATGACTTCCCCCTG CTGACCACCTACTGGGAAAAAACCTTCAAGTTGGACCTGTTTAGGCCTCAGATCGGCGTGGTCAACGTCACCGAT GCGGACAGCGTGTGGCTGGACATGTCCAACGACGAGGACCTGCCCACCGCCGAGGAGCTGGAGGACTGGATAGAGGACGTCCTGTCGGGGAAGGTGAACACGGAGGACGACGACGAGTCGGCGGACGACCGGGAAAACCCCGACAGCCGCGTCGCGGACGACGGCTACGACCGCCACGACCGAGACGAGGACGACGAGGACGACAGTGACGACTAA